Proteins encoded together in one Pseudomonas arsenicoxydans window:
- the glyA gene encoding serine hydroxymethyltransferase codes for MFSKHDQIKGYDDELLAAINAEDARQEHHIELIASENYTSQRVMEAQGSGLTNKYAEGYPGKRYYGGCEHVDVVEQLAIDRAKQLFGADYANVQPHSGSQANAAVYLALLQAGDTVLGMSLAHGGHLTHGAKVSFSGKLYNAVQYGIDTVTGLIDYDEVERLAVEHQPKMIIAGFSAYSKTLDFPRFREIADKVGAYLFVDMAHVAGLVATGLYPNPIPFADVVTTTTHKTLRGPRGGLILAKANPELEKKLNAAVFPGGQGGPLMHVIAAKAVCFKEALEPAFKTYQAQVIRNAQAMAKVFIDRGYDVVSGGTDNHLFLVSLIRQGLTGKDADAALGRAGITVNKNAVPNDPQSPFVTSGLRIGTPAITSRGFKEAQSMELAGWICDILDHLGDADVEAQVARLAAAMCSDFPVYRD; via the coding sequence ATGTTCAGCAAGCACGATCAGATCAAAGGCTACGACGACGAACTGCTGGCGGCGATCAACGCCGAGGATGCTCGGCAAGAGCATCACATCGAGTTGATCGCCTCGGAAAACTACACCAGCCAACGGGTGATGGAAGCGCAAGGCAGCGGCCTGACCAACAAGTACGCCGAAGGCTATCCGGGCAAACGCTATTACGGCGGTTGCGAACACGTCGACGTGGTTGAGCAACTGGCGATTGATCGCGCCAAACAGCTGTTCGGCGCCGATTACGCCAACGTCCAGCCTCACTCCGGCAGCCAGGCCAACGCTGCGGTTTATCTGGCGCTGCTGCAAGCCGGCGACACCGTGTTGGGCATGAGCCTGGCCCACGGCGGCCACCTGACCCACGGCGCCAAAGTGAGTTTTTCCGGCAAGCTGTACAACGCCGTTCAGTACGGCATCGACACCGTGACGGGGCTGATCGATTACGACGAAGTCGAACGGCTGGCGGTCGAGCACCAACCGAAGATGATCATCGCCGGTTTTTCCGCCTACTCGAAGACGCTGGACTTCCCGCGCTTCCGTGAGATTGCCGACAAGGTTGGCGCTTATCTGTTTGTGGACATGGCCCACGTTGCGGGGCTGGTGGCGACCGGTCTGTACCCGAACCCGATTCCCTTTGCCGATGTTGTCACCACGACCACACACAAGACCCTGCGCGGCCCGCGTGGCGGCTTGATCCTGGCCAAGGCCAATCCGGAACTGGAGAAAAAACTCAACGCGGCGGTGTTCCCCGGTGGCCAGGGCGGCCCGCTGATGCATGTCATCGCCGCCAAAGCCGTGTGCTTTAAAGAAGCGCTGGAGCCTGCCTTCAAAACCTATCAGGCGCAAGTGATCCGCAACGCCCAGGCGATGGCCAAGGTCTTTATCGACCGTGGCTACGACGTGGTGTCCGGTGGCACCGACAATCACTTGTTCCTGGTGAGCCTGATCCGTCAGGGTCTGACCGGCAAAGACGCTGACGCTGCCCTCGGCCGCGCCGGTATCACGGTGAACAAAAACGCCGTGCCGAACGACCCGCAATCGCCGTTCGTGACTTCAGGCCTGCGCATCGGCACGCCGGCCATCACCAGTCGAGGTTTCAAGGAGGCCCAGAGCATGGAGCTGGCCGGCTGGATCTGCGACATCCTCGATCACCTCGGCGATGCCGATGTCGAGGCTCAAGTCGCCCGGCTAGCCGCTGCAATGTGCAGCGATTTCCCGGTATACCGCGACTGA